The sequence below is a genomic window from Micromonospora aurantiaca ATCC 27029.
CGAACAAGTTCTACGCCGCGCTGAAGAAGGTCAAGGGCTGGGAGCGGATGCGGATCACCGACGCCGCCCAGCGGGTGCAGCGGTCGGCGTTCCCCGAGGCGTACCAGAAGTGGGCGGACGAGTCGGAGGTCCTCACCCGCGCGTTGCTCGGCCACGCGACCGGCGCGGTGGCCTGCACGGTCAGCTCGCCGCCGACGATGCGCGGGCCGGCTGCCGCCAACGCCGTGCTGGAGAGCCTGTCGCTGGACTGGGGGCTGCCCCGGCTGGCCACTGCGACGGACCTGACCGCGCTCACCGTGCCGGCGGGCGACGACCGCAACGGCTGGCGGTACGCGCACTGGCTGGTCTCGCACGCCGACGATCACGGCGTGAAGAAGGTCCGCTTCGGCAACCTGGAGTGGACCGCCGCGCAGGGCTCCTGGGCCCGGGTGAAGGGCGACCCGGCCACCGAGGTGCGGGCCGAGGTGTTCGCCGCGGCCTGACCGGCCCGCCGGGTCAGCCCTTCACGGCTCCCGCGACGAGGCCGGAGACCATCCGGCGCTGCACCAGCAGGAAGAAGACGATCACCGGCAGGGTGAACAGCGTGGACGCCGCCATCACCGAGCCCCAGGCGGTGTCGTCCCGGCCGAAGAAGAACGTCATGGCCACCGGCAGCGTGTACTTCTGCTGGTCGTTGATGAAGGTCAGCGCGAAGATCAGCTCGTTCCACGCGGTGATGAACGAGAAGATGCTGGTGGCGACCAGGCCGGGCGCGACGAGCGGGAACAGCACCTTGCGGAACGTCTGGGCCCGGCTGGCGCCGTCGATGGCGGCGGCCTCCTCCAGTTCCTTCGGCACCGCGGCGACGAAGCCGCGCAGCATCCAGACCGCGAACGGCAGCGAGAAGCCGAGGTACGTGAGGATCAGGCTGGGCAGCGTGTTGTAGAGGCCGAGCCGCTGGATCATCAGGAACAGCGGGATGACCAGCGCCTCCAGCGGGATCATCTGCACCACCAGCAGCATGATCAGGAACGTGGTGCGCAGCTTGAACCGGAACCGGGCCACAGCGGTCGCGGCGAGCAGCGCGACCAGCCCGCTCAGCAGCACCGTCGCCAGCGCGACGAGGGCGCTGTTGAGGAAGAAGTCGGCGAACGTGACGCCCGGGATCAGGTTGCCGGTGAGGATCTCCCGGTAGTGCTCCAGCGTCGGCTCCGCCGGCACCGGCCGGGGGGTGGACGAGAAGATCTCCCGGTTGGGCTTCAGCGAGGTCGCCACCATCCAGTAGACCGGGAACGCGGCGAAGAGCGCGACCAGCAGGCCCGCGCCGTTGAGGGCGATCTTCTTCATCATTCGTCCTCCTGCCGCAGCACCATGCGGACGTACAGGGCGGTCACCACGAGCAGGATCACGGTGAGGATGACCGCGATGGCCGAGCCGAGGCCGTACTTGGGCGGTGGTGAGAACGCCTCCGCGTACGAGTAGATCGACAGCATGAACGTGGACCGGTCCTGGGTGCCGCCGGCCAGCACGAACTGCTGGGTGAAGACCTTGAAGTCCCAGATCGTGGAGAGCACCACGAGGATGCCGAAGACCGGCCGCAGGACCGGGAACGTCACCGACCAGAAGACCTTCCACGGCCCGGCGCCGTCGACCCGGGCCGCCTCCTGCAACTCCGTCGGCACGCTCTTGAGCCCGGCCAGGACGCTCACCGCGATGAACGGGAACGAGTGCCAGACCACCACGAGCGTCAGGATGGCGAAGAACAGCAGCGGGTCGTTGAACCAGCCGTACCCGGTCCAGTCGCTGCGCCCGAACAGCGCCGTCGAGAGCCCGTCCGGGAGCTTGTTGAACAGCCAGGTGACCAGGCCGCTCGTGTCGTCGAAGATCCACTTCCAGACGATGGTGCCGGTCAGCGCCGGGGTGGCCCAGGCGAGCATCACGCAGCTCGCCACGAACGTGGCCATCTTCTTGCCCAGGCGGTTGAGCAGCAGCCCGACCAGCGTGCCGAGGATCATCGTGAGCGCCACGTTGGCGAGCGCGAACAGCACCGTGTTGCGCAGCACCGTACGGAAGAACGGGTCGCCGAGGATCTGCGCGTAGTTGGCCAGGCCGACCCACGGCCACTCGCGGTCGCCGCGCAACTGCCGGACGCTGTCCAGCTTGTGGAAGGACATCCACACGACCTGGCCGAGCGGCCAGAGCAGCAACACGGCGATGATCGCCAGGCAGGGCAGGAGGAGCAGGTACGGAAGGTGGTCCACCCGGCGACGGCGCCGCCGCGCGGGGGTCTCCCGCGCGGCGGCCTCGCCGGTGGCCTCGGTCAGCGTGGTCACTTGGCGTTGAGGATGCTTTCCATCTCGGTGGCCGCGTCGGCGGTGGCCTTCTCGACCGTCTTCTGGCCCTTGATGACCGAGCTGTTCATCGCCTGGGTCACCGTCTTGGTCCGGCTGACCTCGACCCACTTCGGGGTGAGCGGGGTCAGCTTGGTGTTCTGGATGGCGGTGGCGAACGCGGCCATCACCTTGTCACTGGCGTAGTCGCCGCTGCTCACCAGATCCTGGTAGACCGGGAAGAAGCCGAGGCTGCTGGCGAACTCCTTGTCCTTCTGCTTGCTCAGCAGCACGGTCATGTAGTCCCAGGCCAGCGCCTGCCGCTCGCTGTCCTTCCAGATGGCGATGTCGGAGCCGCCGGCGAACGCCGGGGCGGGCTTGCCGTCCGGGCCGGGGATCGGGAACGTACCCCACACCTTCTCGATGTCGGGGTTG
It includes:
- a CDS encoding carbohydrate ABC transporter permease, which codes for MTTLTEATGEAAARETPARRRRRRVDHLPYLLLLPCLAIIAVLLLWPLGQVVWMSFHKLDSVRQLRGDREWPWVGLANYAQILGDPFFRTVLRNTVLFALANVALTMILGTLVGLLLNRLGKKMATFVASCVMLAWATPALTGTIVWKWIFDDTSGLVTWLFNKLPDGLSTALFGRSDWTGYGWFNDPLLFFAILTLVVVWHSFPFIAVSVLAGLKSVPTELQEAARVDGAGPWKVFWSVTFPVLRPVFGILVVLSTIWDFKVFTQQFVLAGGTQDRSTFMLSIYSYAEAFSPPPKYGLGSAIAVILTVILLVVTALYVRMVLRQEDE
- a CDS encoding carbohydrate ABC transporter permease, whose amino-acid sequence is MMKKIALNGAGLLVALFAAFPVYWMVATSLKPNREIFSSTPRPVPAEPTLEHYREILTGNLIPGVTFADFFLNSALVALATVLLSGLVALLAATAVARFRFKLRTTFLIMLLVVQMIPLEALVIPLFLMIQRLGLYNTLPSLILTYLGFSLPFAVWMLRGFVAAVPKELEEAAAIDGASRAQTFRKVLFPLVAPGLVATSIFSFITAWNELIFALTFINDQQKYTLPVAMTFFFGRDDTAWGSVMAASTLFTLPVIVFFLLVQRRMVSGLVAGAVKG